TGTTCAATGTGCGTGTAGTAAACATACAGAATGAATCATACAATGTTTTATTCTCAAAAAATTATAcagccagcccaccagggttcgaCCATCCCTGACCGAAAGTCTGGTGTCTTATTCTTCTATATTGATTGTAGCAAGGGGCTTCTCGCCCCTTAGGCCCTTCTTTTTTCTTGAAAAATTATACAATAATTTTGCATACTGAATATTGAAATATTGTTCACCAAATGTACAGACTATACTGCTATGTGATGTGACGCAGCAGACACGTCTCGCAGATTTAATACTGAAAGATGTAAGTCATTGATTTGTTTATTTGTGGTTATGATGCTGTATGTTGCACGTTTCTCTCCCTGCAGTTAGGTGCATACAtgtagatttgatgcaaatattaaGTCAAATGCAGCGCAACGAGATTTATCCTGTGGAGCCAACACATGATCAAGTGTTTTTTTAAATGTtaaacacataataaaaaatgtaATTTGTTTAACTCACATATTGTTCTTATACGGCTGATTCACAAGATATCAAAGGAAGAGTGAATTATGAATCATGCAATTAGCTGATGAGATTAAGACTAATAAGTTTTTCAAGTATTCATCCTCCAAATGTTTGTCAGCTTTCACAAAATCTTCCAAAAGCCAGAAAGTTCCTCTTACATATTTTTACTTCGCACCTGATTTTCAAATGGGCACGTACCTTAATATGTGCTTCCTTTCTCTTTTAGTATATTTTAACTTTGAACCTGATTTTCAAATGGGCACATGCCTTAATACACACAGCTTTAAGTCTTGGATTTCATATCTTCATAGAATCAATTTATATGTGTAAATTTCATCGCAAAATCCTCTCATACTTGCACAATGTAGGTGCAATCAGCCCCCATCTGTCTAGTAGAAACTAGGCAAATGAATGCTTTTATTTTGGTAAGAGGAATGAATGTAGCTAACTAGACTGTCAACAAATTGCATCTGCACACAAGGTTTTCTGAATTTTGATTTATCTATGTATGTATACCGTGATGTTTTGAACTTATCTGTTTCACTAATCCAACATGTTGCAGCGTGATTTTTTCCCCAAGATAGTGGACCTTTTCAGAACATGCAAGGGTTTAGGGGACATGGATGGTCTCCACAAGATCTTCAGATTAGTCAAGGCAATCAGTaagtacatactccctccgtcccaaaataagtgtcaactttgtaacggagggagtacttagtaaGCTTCAGCATAGATTATTTCAGCTTGCTACTTACATTTTTTCTGATTGTGCAGTATTATTGAACAGTGCTGCTATATTTGACAAGATTTTCTCCGATGATTTTATTCTTGACATAATTGGTGTCCTTGAATGTAAACACTATACCCTGTACCTCTCATTTGTGCTTTACATCAGTAAAATTATAAACTCTGCTGTGTTCTACACAATGACGAGCTACATGCACTGTTCTTTACTTATTTATTAACGAGTCCCGATCTATACAGACGATCCAGAGGTTCGTAATGTGCAAAATCATAGTGCTTTCCTGAAGGAGCATGCAGTTTTCAAGGAGGTAAATCGAGTgtcatcttttatgcatcttaaaCTGTTTGAGTTGTAATGATTTTAGGTGATGCTTTCTCTCTCATAGGCCATACCCATTAGAAATGCTTCTGTGGTTTCAAAGATTCATCAAACATACAGAATATGCTATATAAAGGTCAGTGCTCTGCTGCACCACCCTGCCCCCGCCATCTAGAGTTTTCGTTTATTTGATCTCTGTTGCCAACTTTTGTGCTAATTATTTCAAACTGGAGTGCCTATCATCTACAGGATGTTATATTACAGAAAGGACTGGATGAAGCTACTCTGGCAAGCCTTAACGCAATTATTAATGCGAACTATGCTTTTGTTAGTGTTTCAACTTTACCAAGTTTTCACGTGCTTTAATAAAAATTTCCTTCTGTAATTTTGGACTGTATGATTCTCCTGTAGGTTGTTTGTCTACTGAAGGATGACACTTCTTTTATGCAAAGACTGTTTGCTACTATGAGGTCTTCAAATATTTCCGCTGAATCAAAAAGAGAACTGGTGAAACTAGCATTTCattttgttgtttatttctttagaTACACCCTTCTGTCTCAGAACCTGCAATAATGTATgattactccctccggtcctttttagtctgcatataagttttgtccgaagtcaaagcatctctactttgaccaaacttatataaaaaagtatcaacattcacaatgccaaattaatattgttagattcattatgaaatgtagtttcatagtatatgtatttgatattgtagatgttgatattttttaatatacatttggtcaaactttgcaatgtTTGACTTGGCACAaatctaatatgtggagtaaaaaggaccggagggagtagtagtCATGATGGCTATATTATATTATGATCTGTTCTGTTAACCTTGTTTGAACTATTCAGTTGCAATTGTTGAACTGCCAGAAAAGAAGAAATGCTAATGAATGTTCATTCCTTTGATGGATCACAGTAGTTCCATGATGTGTTGTAGGCAGCTGGCACTTAGAGGAAATGAACAAACCATGAACCCAAGGATGTGTTTGAGTGAACTGGGTTTTTGTGTGGGCTTTGCTGATGCTAGCGTCTAGATGAAGTAGTTTATTTGTTCACCATGTACTGTTGCGTGACTATCGTAAATTAGATTGGAAAATATATTTGAGCTCTGCTGAGCATTGGCTTCCATCATTTGGGAGTTGATATGAGTGTGGACTATGAATCTTTGCACTAAGTTGCTCCAAAAGTATCTTTGTACTACGTACCTTATTACCTTTCTAGTCGATCTGCTAGTTCTTTATGTTGAAATTATATATCATTGTGTGTGTTGGGGTGTGTGTGGCGTGCCAGTGTACGCTCAATTCAGCAATGGTTCTCCTTTTGTATGCCACTTACATGGATAACATTTTGTTCTTTGCAGGTCTTGTTTCTGCGTGAGTTTTGTACTGTCAGCTCAAGTCTGCAGCCTGCTCAACGAATGCAACTATCTAGGTTGGTATATGGATGCTGTATTTTCTCTTGCGCACTTCagaatttctttctttcttttgttggAATTTATTGCAGTTATCACGATATTACCTGGTGCCTGCCACACTGTATTCATGGTCATTTTGATCAGGTTTTGTTCATCgttgacaacaacaacaacaacaacaacaaagcctttcagtCTCAAACAAGTTAGTTAAAATCCATAAGATATCGAAACCaggtcatggttctggcacatggatagctaacttccacgcacccctgtccatggctaaaTCTTTGTTTGTCCATGGCTAAATCTTTGTTGATATTCCAGTCCTCCAGATCTCcctttacggactcctcccatgtcaagttttGGTCTACCCCGCCTCTCTTGACATTATCTAGGTTTTGTTCGTGATCCTGGCAAAATTTTCTTTGTTAGTTGGTGGGTATTCGTGGCAGCATTTTATGGATGTAATAAGCAAATAGTTGGATCAGCTTTTCCATTTTCCTTTCTCTCCCTCTAGATCGGCTCACATTTGTTATAATAACTTCTCTGTCAAGCCCATTCTTAGATAGAGAAACATAACTAATACTAGTAGGTTTCTGTTCCGCATTCGTCGCCAAGTCTTGTGGTAAATGTATATTACAATCTTAGCTTTTGTTGGTTATAGGGTGATGCTGTCCATTTGTCATGTTATTCCTGTGTGTATGACTGCAGCCTTTTCAGTTACATGATGACTTATGACAAGCCAACGCTTCTACGAGTTGTGTTTACTCTCTGCTAGCCATATGCTTTATGCCAAAATTATTATTGTACATATTGTTTTTGACAGTATACTGTATGGATGTGCTAAAGGATATAGTGCATATCATTTACGTAAAGGGAACACTGTTGACCTCTCGTTTGTGTTTTGATCATTATCTTACCTTGATGCAATGCAGACATGCCTCTCAAGCAGTTTAGTCAATTTTAACTAAACATCATTCAAGTACAATTTCTTGTAAGCTGTATCATTAGAGACTGTTGTAGTAGTTTAGTAATCGTGTTTCTCTATTCAGGGATCTAGCAGGTCGAGGTGTCTTTGATATAATTTCTGATGTGCTGCGGAGTCAGGAAAAAGTGCTTGTCTCAGCTGGGTAACTTCTGGCGCAGTGAATGAATTCTTCTTTGGTTGTTTCTGTATCTTATCCTTTTAAGTCTCACCATTTTTTGGGCAAATGCAGGACAGACATCCTACATTATCTTACTCAAGATCCTAACTTACTGAGATCATATATTGCAAACCACGAGGAAAGTTCTAGAGAAGGCATTTCTCTTCTTGGGCTTCTGGTAAGTGAATTTTGGTCTCCGTACAGGATTTGTTGCAGTACTTTTGGTCCAAGCAGTGAATTACATTCCTGTAAAGCCATCGTGTTCTTGGGTCTGTTCAAGCTTGTGTCGAGGGAGAGCCAATTGTGCTCTCTTACCTTGGCAAGGTTTTCCGTGCCCcaactgctctctctctctctctctctcctggcaAAGCTAATGTTATTGTGCTGCTACAAAACACCAGGTCTGAGCAGCTAAGGCTAGACATAGGGTAATCTAGCCTTGGATCCAAATGCACCCTAAATCATTGCACCTTCTTGTATTGTGGGTATGTCCTGTCCATTTGTTGTGAACTGCGAGTATCTTACAATTTAGTGGAACATTTGGACATTGAATTGTGTATTTGCTTGGCatatcttctttttttcttcttcgaaTCCATGCAAACTGTTTGCCTTTTCCTGTTCATTGTGTTATTTTTATCAGGTGATTGTTTTTCTGTCTGATGCTTTTCAGAATATTCTTTTAGCAAAACTCAAATTGCCTTCTCTAGCATAATTGTGGATACTGCTAACAGTTAATCAAATTTCAGATTGAAGGCATTGCAACTGACTTCGGTGGCGAAATGCTCTGCCAGTTTCTGGAAATTCTAAAGGTGCTGCTGGATGGATGTACTGCGGATACGGTTACACAATGTGTAAGATGCTTTAGCTTATATCATGTACTAAGGACATTATGTAATGCACATCCTTGGTATGATGAATCTCTTCGGGAAATAGTGTTTTTCTCATGTTTCTGCTCCTCTGCTCTCCAATGCTTTTGATCTTCATTTTGGTTTATGAGTAGATGCACGTAGCTAATATGTTTTTTTATAGAAGCCAATATGAGCTTTGTGGTCATTACAAAATattacattttttcaaatgcttgtgtTTAACTAGATTGTGGTATGAAATTTTTGTCTCTGTACTGTTGCAGAGAGACTTCATCGAGTTATTTTATGAGAAGtgttttgataagttgatcaataTAATAGAATCGTCAAGAGTTGAAGAATATTCTGCGAAGCTTGAAATATTGTATAACATTTGTGAGCTCTTATGCTTTTGTGCACGTCATCACCCCTACAAGATCAAGTAATGCTCGGTCCCACCGCTCCCCCCCAGCTGTTCATTTTTTTGGCGTCTTTGTTAACACGCGGCTCTCAATCTTGCAGGATCACCTTTTTTGGAAGCAATTCAATGGAGAAGATCCTTACTCTAACCCGTCGAAGAGAGAGGTCTTTGGTTGTGGCAGCTGTCCGAATCATGCGTACTATTATTGGTGCTGGCAGAAATGTAAGAAATTTACTTTGTCCCATAAATAAATTAAGCATTGCATCATTGAGGGCTCTTTACATCCAGGAAAAGCACTATATAATTGAAATTTTGGTTCTTCTGCGCACTAAGTCTATTGGTCCCTCTTGACTACATTATGACTGCCAACTTAAAACTAGATACAGTCTAGCAAGCATTCCATGTTGACCACTGGATAATGGATCAGATTCACTGGGATGTAATTATTGCAGCACAACTGACAACTTCTTAATTAACCCACTCACATGCTGAACATATTTATGATTGTTCCCACGTCCTCAAGAGTTGAGTATCATGACCACCCAAATCCAACCTATCTTTCATCCAATGATCCACATGCGAGTTTATCATACACCTAGGCTTGTTTGCTTATATGCATCACATGCACCCCATATCTTATTACTGCAAAAAAGAGTCGTTTGTAGCTTAAAATATTTAACAGCGGTGGCGACTTTTACTAGTGAAGGCAAATCTCTCTTGATTTGTATAGTTGAATCCGCCCTTTATGTACACGCGTACTACAAGTGTAGTATAAAGCCGAATAAAAGGACTGATGATTCCAAGATGAGGATTTAGCTTCCTTCGTCGGAGGCAATAGTAAACATGTCTGTCAatcatgttgcttgcttcttttagCAAAACTGTGTGGTACACCTTATATCGCTGATCGTTAGAGAATAGGCCTACCAGCCAGCAAGCATATCCTAACTGCAATGTTCTTGTCATATCTTAATTTGAGATGTTTTTTTTGCTGTGTTCTCTAGGACGAGCTTCTAATTAGCCATGTCATTGAATTCAACACGTTGAAACCAATTATTGAAGTATTTGTTGAAAATGGGAATAGATACAACATGCTACACTCCACGGTCCTCGAACTGTTGGACTTCATAAGAAAGGTACATCCTTATCCATTGACGTGTACATGTTATCGAGTATGGGAAAAAATATCTGTCTCTCCAAAAAAGGAAAACCATTATCTACTGGGCTTTGCCATCTGATGCATTTTTGTGAACAGGAAAATCTAAAATCCCTCGTCCTATATGTTGTTGAGTCTTTTTGGGATCAACTTTTGATGTTTGAACAACTGGCAAGCATTCAGGCCTTCAAACTCAAGTATCAAGAGGTGGAGAGTTGAGACTTTGTCTGTTCTCGCATTCTGCCATTACTGTCAATTTTGTCAACCTAGCAAGTTAGGCATTAGTATACCATGTACTATTGACATGAACAATGATGGTATTTTGTTTCCTGCTAGTACGTGGATATTGCTGAGGAAACGCAAACTACTAGTGTGGATCATACGAGAAAGGCAGATGAAAGAGGTCTTGATAAGGAAGAGGAAGATTATTTCAGTAAAGACAGGTCTTAAGTTTATTTCCTCATTTGCTGCTTATTTTATAATGCTGGGTTGATTGGATTCCAGATGTTCCATTTTTTGTAACTCTTGATGTTGCATTGTTTACTGAACCGACGTGAAATTTCTGTTTTACCTTTAGCAATGAAGAAGATTCTGCTGCACAGACCAGACATGCACATCAACAATGCCTGGTTAAGCCAGCTAATGGAAGTGAAATCCATCACATCCCTGCAAGGTATCTCATCTTCGACAACTGGGGATATTACCAGCTGTACTGTGTTTAAGATTAATGTGCTGTCTTTTACTGGTTTACATCGAAGATAACTCGGCAATTTTTCTGATTCCTATTTTCTGTACTAATCATGTAATTTCTGTACTCTTAAACATACTTCGTTTCTTGTGTTTCATTCATCTCTTGGCATTTTCAGGCCTAAATCTGGTGGTCTTGTGGATAATGGCTCCGACAAAGATTATAAGCCATCTCCCAAGCGACCCGTAAAAGCCGATGAAGCCTTAAATATACCCATGGAGAGCCGTAGCTCATTGGACAGCAAAGATGCAGATGGGAATATTCTAAAGAAGCCCAAGCTACAGTCACCACTCTCACCTGCTTCAAGCATAAAAAATTCTGACGGCAACGATGATGTAGGGAAGGCAAGCCCAGCCTCTCGAGATCAACAACAACATGCCCCGGAAAGCCTGGATTCTGGCCATCAAACTGGAGACGACTGTATGAAAGATGCTGAGGATACAACAGAAACAACCGACTCTGAGCCTTCTACAGCAGGATGAGTTGTTTTTCTCCATCAATTGGCCTCAACCCGGTCTTTCCTTGCAGCTAGAAGGATAAGGAATCACGTTTGGCTCCAAAGAAGGCTAGATCCATAATATGCTAAACTTCAAGCCCGCAAGCTTGACTGGAAGTGAGAAAGCTTTGGGCACAGCCATATATATCTTGGATGTGATATCGACTGAACGTGTGAAATTGATCTTCAGGAATAGATCCTGAAGCTGAGAATGAGCGCAGCTTTCGTCACGGCAACATAGGAATTTTTGGTTGCATTAGTCTAAGTATGGACAATATGACATTTCGCAAGGGCACGGAATGTGCCCTTTGCTAGAAGCTTCCACCGATGTGGAATGAAAGGCAGAGGAGCTGTTATCTTGTAAAACTGCCGGTAGAGATTAGAATGGTTCACAACAGCTTGCTCTATTTTGCAAGTCCAAATTAATGGTAGTCTAGCAATCTAGTTTCTGGTAGTACGGTGTCTATGTAACACGGGCTGTGCGCTGTGCATACGTTGTTTCCTGGTTTGCCACTCTGGTGCTctcatttttttttcgaaaaggaggttatcccccggcctctgcattctCTGGTGCTCTCATGATTTGGCGATTTTATCTGAATTAATCCTATGCTCTTGATTGGGCGATTTCAACTGAATTAATCTTAGGCACATCATTACCTGTTTTTTGAATGTCGGTTGATTTTGGCTTCGCGCGAGACCGAAGGCGGGACTGGGTGAGGAGTGCTGGCCATGGTGAGACTGTGACTCTGAAACTTGATGGGTGTGAGGGTGATGAACATGAATAGGCTTGAGGAGGAAGACACATTGAGATCCGTTGGATATCGATCTGATGGTCAGGCAAGAAACTGACTGATTGAAACGTTTCTTTAGGATGAATAGCCACTCGCTTTTCCTGTTTCTCagactagtaagtgtgcacgtgcaacacacgtctcGACTAATATATAACCATACATGACAATTGTGTGTATAAAAAGATATTCCCTCCATTCACAAATTCCTACATGTGTCAATTTAGTTTGGAACACCCCACTCAGAATTTCCATCAGAGCAAGTGCACCGCTATGTTCTCGCAAAATCTTCTCAAGCTAAAATCTGCGCCTCAGAAAGTATGGTCCTACGAAAAAGGGCAAGTAGCCAGCGCGAAAACACATATCATAACTGATAAACAAACATGCCATTTTGTTCTCTACTAATAAATTCAAGTCTTGTGCTGAAgtggatttttggatttactaatTTATAACTGATAACATTTTCACATATAATATTCTATAAAGAAGTGTTATATATGTTGATTAGATACAGACTCCACACCATGTTGCTCAACCAAATTTGTAATATCTTGAAATGGTGTACATGCTTGTGCGTCAATGGAACATATGTACATAGTATCTTCCAGAGGCTGAAGTTGTTCCTTTCTTTACGACAGACGCTTGAGGTGTGCAGCACTGAACAAAAGAGCCTATAGGAACATATAGTGTGTTTAGCACAAAAGAAGTTGTACAAGTTATTCGAGGACAAGCACATGATTTCTAGTGTGTTATTTATGACACACAACTGAATGAGAACTAGGAAAATACAAAATGTTCAAGATAAAATGTGAGTATGAGATGCGCCAATTTGTTTATTCAGAGGTGAGTTTCAAGGAAGTCATTTGAAGTTACATTATTCAGAAACATTGTTGCAAAAATAGCAAGATACATAATTAAATCGAACAGTCACATCATAATTCAAGTTACATTATGCAAAAATCTGCCACCATTGATTGCTCTTGTGTGATTATTGTTGGGCCTGGATGCCGTTGACGCTTACTCAAGCCACAAAAGCTGACATCAGGGGAAGAATTTGCTGGACCATTGTTTTGAGGTGTTAAATTATAATGTCCATCTGTGTATGGTTACTCCAACTACAGTTACACTCCAATGCGTAGATCAATTCTAAATTCCCAAACCATTTTGTAAATCTCGCATGCTACACCCGAGAGTTTCGGGAAAAGCAAAAGTTCAAATATTAGTTGTGGTACGAAAATTAAGACACTTGATGTactatcatgtactccctctgtttctaaacaTAAGCCTTTTTGAGATGTTCCTAGGGActcatacggatgtatatagacatattttagagtgagattcactcattttcctccgtatgtagtccatattaaaatctctaaaggGCTTCTATATAGGAACGGGGGAGTATTTGTCTTTAATTGGGGAACATTCTCTTATGCAAACGGAGGTACATCTTTACCTGCAGATAGAAAAGTACAAATGTCAAACAATATATAGAGGGGTATAGAGAGAGTGGTGAAGATCATTTAGGCAGGGCAACATAATCATGTGAACCAGATCCTGACTATTATGTACAAAGCAGCACCAATTAGTTTCTTAAAATTAAAATAAAGAATTGAGCATTAACCTCTATATATGACTGGGGAGCAATGTACGTGTATATCTCACAAAATTCAAGGTGCATAGTATACAGGAAAGAGCGTGTGTATGCATGCTATACGTTGAGTtgagcctgcctgcctgcctgtcgGCGACCACACTTGCATATAGCCACGAGCAGTCCTCGTCTATGATAACGTATGTGACTCTTTGCCAGCTGCCGATAGGGCGTGTGGTAGAACATGAACTAACATATTGATGACCGGATCACCAAATACAGTGGCAAATACTATGATTTCCAAACACATTGTGGTTTTCAAAATATTGCTGAAAACTGTAGCCACACACTCACGCAATATTACAGGTGGGACCCCACCATGTCACACTACTGCTTCCTCCTCATCATTGTCATCCTGACCGCTAGGCCCAGATTCTTTCGGGGCTCCACTTGTCGGTGTCGTGTGGATCTTCGACTCGATGTCCGGCGTCGCCGTAGTGAAAGGCGAGGGCGTGACACAAACAGAGCCTAAATCATGTCCTCGAACAAGTCTATGAAATAATCCAATCCTTCTACTGCACAATCTAGTAAATCCCATGTAAAGAATGCATATTGAGATGCATGATACATTACTGAATTTTGCATCTATAAGGCCTACCGAAGTCAGCCTACATCGGTAACTTCCTGCACGCAAACTATACTTTGCTGTATTTTGCATGTATCAAATAATGAGCCTCACTAAATCAAGCATACACATGTCAGTACAGAGAACGACTGCTCATGCAAAATCGTTAATTCAGAAATTAGGCAAGCTGCTAAATTCAGTACAATTCCTAGATCGAAGCAAGCGTACAACTGATGTGGCCGCTCCCTGTGCACCCTCGGCAGCGTGGAGGCACGACGCCATGCGGCCTCGTTCGCTAGTGGCCGCCTTGCATGCGTCCACATCCCCGGTGGGGGTCGCAGCTCCCGTGTGCGGCGTTGAGGCAATGAGTGTGAGTTTCAGTGACAACAGTAATATGCAGATGTCTACATAAGCAGTAACATAATTGTAGCATGAATCAGTTGATTCCAAGACACGTCTTCTAGACGGTAGGGTTGCAAGTGCACGGTCTTTAATCTCTACCTCTGAGCAGCCATGTGAGGGCAGAAAAAAGGGTTAGGAGGGAGACGGGGTGGTTCGCTGTACCTGCACATCAAGTGGCGGTGCTCGGAGAACTCGGTCTCGCCCGTTGGACGGCGGGTGACGGGACGGTGGAGGAGCAGCCGTACGCTCGCCTGGATCCTGTTGGTGGTGGTGCTTGAGGCCTACAAGATCTAGCTGCCACGGATGAGAGGACGAATAAGTGGAGAACGAAGGCCATGGCGAGGCCCCTTCATCGCTCGGATTCCATGGGCTGCCGCGTCGAGATGGCCGGGAGACGTCAGATCCGTGCCGCCGTGTCACGAGTAGCAGCAGTCGGAGATGGAGAGGGGTGTCGGCACCAGGGACGATTCTAAGGGGGGACGAGGGGGGGCGAGACCCCCCCTAACGATCGAGTGCTCCCTCGATAACGATTAGCGATCCACTAAATTTTCTGCTTGCCTCCATGTACGTAACCTGCTTCGCCCCCCCATCCTCAGCCCATGTGTACAGCCCATTAGATTTTTTTTGAGTTGGTAGAGCCCATTAGATATGGAGCACTAACATGGGGAGCAACTAGTtttacctcaaaaaaaaaaaaaactagttaacgagcgctccgaGCGCTCGTAACGAGCGGTTCGGGAGCGCTCCGCACGTGACAAGTGTCGTGTCGCGCGCGGAGCGCTCCCGCAAGGGAAAACCAATTGCGCGGTTGGTTCCCGGTTTTCCCTTTCCGGTTTGTGGTTTGATGCGTTTTGCAGTTTGACCCTCGAACTATCAGAATTTTCCGTTTTCCCTTTCCGCGCGAAAACACAAAAATACCAGCTCGCGCGGTtggttccctgtttccctttcccgtttccctttttgttcccattatatttccgggtaatggagatttatggggtagttacgggcGGGGACTACCAACACGATCAAATGTCACCTTTCAAGTAAAGAAAAAAAGCAAATTTTTAATGTAAAACAGCAGTCTCCAGAGTCATTCAATCGTGTGACTTCTTTATAGGCACAAGTGAACACTAGGAGAGGCACGTGTGTATAATATCTTTACTAAATTGAAGAAAAGCGCCTTCGGCTCGTTCAATTTTCATAAACAacttgaaggggggcataggtcgaagtgtgtgttggtcgtgcggcgtgctggttcgtgcggcgcgttgtacgtcgtggtgtggcacggcgcctccggcgcgagggaacctccggctcgccttcggttcgttcaattttcataaacatcttgaaggggggcataggtcaAAGTGTGTGTTGTTCGtgcggcgtgctggttcgtgcggcgcgttgtacgtcgtggtgtggcacggcgcctccggcgcgagggagcCTCCGGCTCGCCTTNNNNNNNNNNNNNNNNNNNNNNNNNNNNNNNNNNNNNNNNNNNNNNNNNNNNNNNNNNNNNNNNNNNNNNNNNNNNNNNNNNNNNNNNNNNNNNNNNNNNNNNNNNNNNNNNNNNNNNNNNNNNNNNNNNNNNNNNNNNNNNNNNNNNNNNNNNNNNNNNNNNNNNNNNNNNNNNNNNNNNNNNNNNNNNNNNNNNNNNNNNNNNNNNNNNNNNNNNNNNNNNNNNNNNNN
This DNA window, taken from Triticum aestivum cultivar Chinese Spring chromosome 1D, IWGSC CS RefSeq v2.1, whole genome shotgun sequence, encodes the following:
- the LOC123180581 gene encoding serine/threonine-protein phosphatase 4 regulatory subunit 3, whose translation is MGEKPGQGRKEAWQGESLRTRMKRVKVYRLEDNGKWDDQGTGHVTIDYIEGSKDLALAVVDEEDNDTLLLHNITPDDIYRKQEETIISWRDPEKALELALSFQEAESCSFIWENMCTIQLELQSKILGSHEVRPQRAVKSLEAPRDLLSRGKSLAFELPPLELSSLSVILKTILLCDVTQQTRLADLILKDRDFFPKIVDLFRTCKGLGDMDGLHKIFRLVKAIILLNSAAIFDKIFSDDFILDIIGVLEYDPEVRNVQNHSAFLKEHAVFKEAIPIRNASVVSKIHQTYRICYIKDVILQKGLDEATLASLNAIINANYAFVVCLLKDDTSFMQRLFATMRSSNISAESKRELVLFLREFCTVSSSLQPAQRMQLSRDLAGRGVFDIISDVLRSQEKVLVSAGTDILHYLTQDPNLLRSYIANHEESSREGISLLGLLIEGIATDFGGEMLCQFLEILKVLLDGCTADTVTQCRDFIELFYEKCFDKLINIIESSRVEEYSAKLEILYNICELLCFCARHHPYKIKITFFGSNSMEKILTLTRRRERSLVVAAVRIMRTIIGAGRNDELLISHVIEFNTLKPIIEVFVENGNRYNMLHSTVLELLDFIRKENLKSLVLYVVESFWDQLLMFEQLASIQAFKLKYQEYVDIAEETQTTSVDHTRKADERGLDKEEEDYFSKDSNEEDSAAQTRHAHQQCLVKPANGSEIHHIPARPKSGGLVDNGSDKDYKPSPKRPVKADEALNIPMESRSSLDSKDADGNILKKPKLQSPLSPASSIKNSDGNDDVGKASPASRDQQQHAPESLDSGHQTGDDCMKDAEDTTETTDSEPSTAG